The Actinomycetes bacterium genome contains the following window.
CGACCGGCGGCTGGCGAAGGCGGGTCTGACGCTGCAGCTGCGGACGTCGGCGGGCAAGGACGAGCTGGTGCTCGTGGACGACGAGCAGGAGCTGTCCGCGCCGGCCGACGGTCTCGGGCTGCCGGCGATGTCCGCCGCACTGCCTCCAGGACCGCTGCTGGACCGGCTGGCACCCGTGATCGAGATGCGCGCTCTCATGGATCTCGCGGTGCAGCGGCGGCACCTTCGCCTGGTGGAGCTGCGCAACACCGACGACAAGCTCGTCGTCCGGGTCACCGTCGACGAGCCGGACCAGGTGCGGGTGACGCCGCTGCGCGGCTACGACTCGGACGGCCGGGCGGCGGTGAAGGTGCTGGGCGGCCTCGGACTGCGCGAGGCGGCGGCCGGTGGCGGCGCACCCGAGGAGCCCGAGGACCAGCCGCCCGGACCCGATGCACCGGCGACGACGTACGTCGCGCACGTCCTGCGTGGCTTCCTGGACACCATGTCGGCCAACCTGCCCGGGCTGCTCGACGACGTCGACACGGAGTTCCTGCACGACTTCCGGGTCTCGGTGCGCCGGACCCGCTCGACGCTGAAGCTCGCCAGGCCGGCCATGCCGGCGGACCTGCGGGAGACCTGGGAGCCCCGGTTCAAGTGGCTGGGCGACCTGACGACCCCGGTGCGCGACCTCGACGTCTACCGGCTGGACCTGCCCACCATGGCCGGGTGGCTGGTGGCGGCCGGCCCCTCCGACCTCCGGGCGCTCGGCGAGCACCTGCGGCGGCGGCGCACGGCCGAGCGGCGCCGCCTGGTGCGCGGCCTGCGGTCGGCGCGCTACCAGCGCCTGGTCGGCGAGTGGGCTGACCGGCTGACCGCCCTGGCCGACGAGCGCCCC
Protein-coding sequences here:
- a CDS encoding CHAD domain-containing protein; amino-acid sequence: MPTRTRSLTPTEGALDVPAVTAGLAERFRVDAHTRRPVRVTSLDTFDRRLAKAGLTLQLRTSAGKDELVLVDDEQELSAPADGLGLPAMSAALPPGPLLDRLAPVIEMRALMDLAVQRRHLRLVELRNTDDKLVVRVTVDEPDQVRVTPLRGYDSDGRAAVKVLGGLGLREAAAGGGAPEEPEDQPPGPDAPATTYVAHVLRGFLDTMSANLPGLLDDVDTEFLHDFRVSVRRTRSTLKLARPAMPADLRETWEPRFKWLGDLTTPVRDLDVYRLDLPTMAGWLVAAGPSDLRALGEHLRRRRTAERRRLVRGLRSARYQRLVGEWADRLTALADERPAESGTADDVARSAIHRAGRRVTKDGTAVHADSPASDLHGLRKRCKELRYALEVFSPLLDKGDRKALVADLKVLQDVLGRFQDTEVQRAKLRDFAEEMMRDGTPTEAVLALGELIGHLDAAQDDARREFDEAFGRFARPANRRRLAHLAGRS